One stretch of Streptomyces sp. MMBL 11-1 DNA includes these proteins:
- a CDS encoding sensor histidine kinase: MDDRSGPRGAGRNGPAGAGPGSGRGSGRRSERGTDSGSGPGANPRPTFGTDPSSGPGADPSSGPGAGPGQGFGADPDARWLALLMHAAFFLLLGASLTRFLMRHPGEARTPWIIALSITLAVLYLLGPVLGSRPTPRRLTWLGVLVLVWMVLVVLAPSFAWCAVPLFYTGLRILPPRAALALVALLTAFVVAAQLRLAEGFDPNLVLAPPAVAAVATAVFVHMRRQAVRQRELAGRQRELIDDLLRTRRELAATERREGTLAERQRLSMEIHDTLAQGLSSQQMLLQAADRTWTSDPDAARRHVRTATGIAERNLAEARRFVHDLAPADLAEGGSLEAALHALAARESAQAEGALTVHCHVEGAPHAPLPDRVRSALLRIAQGALANVREHSGATAAGLTLTHLDDRVVLDVGDNGRGFTVEQAGVRGPGTDTVRGHGLPAIRARVHQLGGTLTIESAPGEGTVLSAAIPLAPAPLTVPEDPA; encoded by the coding sequence GTGGACGACCGGAGCGGTCCGCGGGGCGCGGGGAGGAACGGCCCCGCGGGCGCAGGCCCCGGCTCGGGGCGGGGCTCCGGGCGGCGCTCGGAGCGGGGCACGGATTCCGGCTCGGGCCCTGGCGCCAACCCCCGGCCGACCTTCGGCACCGACCCCAGCTCGGGTCCTGGCGCCGACCCCAGCTCGGGACCCGGCGCCGGACCCGGGCAGGGTTTCGGCGCCGACCCCGATGCCCGCTGGCTCGCGCTCCTCATGCACGCCGCGTTCTTCCTGCTGCTCGGCGCCTCGCTGACCCGGTTCCTGATGCGGCACCCCGGGGAGGCCCGCACCCCGTGGATCATCGCTCTGTCGATCACCCTGGCGGTGCTGTACCTCCTGGGGCCCGTCCTGGGCTCGCGCCCCACCCCGCGCCGGCTCACCTGGCTGGGCGTGCTCGTCCTCGTCTGGATGGTGCTGGTGGTCCTCGCGCCGAGCTTCGCGTGGTGCGCCGTGCCGTTGTTCTACACCGGGCTGCGCATCCTGCCGCCGCGAGCGGCCCTCGCCCTGGTCGCCCTGCTCACCGCGTTCGTCGTGGCCGCGCAGCTGCGCCTGGCCGAGGGGTTCGACCCGAACCTGGTCCTCGCCCCGCCCGCCGTCGCCGCCGTGGCGACCGCCGTCTTCGTCCATATGCGGCGCCAGGCGGTACGCCAGCGGGAGTTGGCCGGACGCCAGCGCGAGCTGATCGACGACCTGCTGCGCACCCGGCGCGAACTGGCCGCCACCGAGCGACGCGAGGGGACCCTCGCCGAGCGCCAGCGCCTCTCCATGGAGATCCACGACACCCTGGCGCAGGGCCTGTCCAGCCAGCAGATGCTGCTCCAGGCGGCCGACCGCACCTGGACCTCCGATCCGGACGCGGCCCGCCGCCATGTCCGTACGGCCACCGGCATCGCGGAACGCAACCTCGCCGAGGCCCGCCGTTTCGTCCACGACCTGGCCCCGGCCGACCTGGCGGAGGGCGGCAGCCTGGAGGCGGCCCTGCACGCGCTGGCGGCCCGGGAGAGCGCCCAGGCGGAGGGCGCGCTCACCGTCCACTGCCATGTGGAGGGCGCCCCGCACGCCCCGCTGCCGGACCGGGTACGGTCCGCCCTGCTGCGTATCGCCCAGGGGGCCCTGGCCAATGTGCGGGAGCACTCCGGGGCGACCGCCGCCGGGCTGACCCTGACCCACCTCGACGACCGGGTCGTCCTCGACGTCGGCGACAACGGCCGCGGCTTCACCGTGGAGCAGGCGGGCGTCCGCGGCCCCGGCACCGACACCGTGCGCGGCCACGGCCTTCCCGCCATCCGGGCCCGCGTGCACCAGCTCGGCGGAACGCTCACCATCGAGTCGGCCCCGGGCGAGGGCACCGTGCTCTCGGCCGCGATCCCGCTCGCGCCCGCCCCCCTCACCGTTCCGGAGGACCCCGCATGA
- a CDS encoding response regulator: MTGRGPQTPPVRILLCDDHAVVRAGLLALLGSEPDIEVVGEAGSGEEAVVLAARLTPDVVLMDLQLGEGIDGVEATRRIAAGGTAHVLVLTTYDTDADITRAIEAGATGYLLKAERPEELFAAIRSAARGRTTLSAPVASRVMARMRSPRPTLTDRERDILAQLSQGLGNRDIARALFISEATVKTHLGRIYDKLGVDTRAGAVSVAKEQRLLP, from the coding sequence ATGACCGGCCGAGGCCCGCAGACACCCCCCGTACGGATCCTCCTCTGCGACGACCACGCGGTCGTCCGCGCCGGGCTGCTCGCCCTCCTCGGCAGCGAACCGGACATCGAGGTCGTCGGTGAGGCCGGCAGCGGCGAGGAGGCCGTCGTGCTCGCCGCCCGGCTCACCCCGGACGTCGTCCTCATGGACCTCCAGCTCGGCGAGGGCATCGACGGCGTCGAGGCGACCCGTCGCATCGCGGCCGGCGGCACGGCCCACGTCCTGGTGCTGACCACGTACGACACCGACGCCGACATCACCCGGGCCATCGAGGCGGGGGCGACCGGCTATCTGCTGAAGGCGGAGCGCCCCGAGGAACTGTTCGCCGCGATCCGGTCCGCCGCCCGGGGCCGCACCACGCTCTCGGCACCCGTCGCCAGCCGGGTCATGGCCCGGATGCGCAGCCCCCGCCCCACCCTCACCGACCGCGAACGCGACATCCTGGCCCAGCTCTCCCAGGGCCTCGGCAACCGCGACATCGCCCGTGCCCTGTTCATCAGCGAGGCCACGGTCAAGACCCACCTGGGCCGGATCTACGACAAGCTCGGCGTCGACACGCGTGCGGGCGCGGTGTCGGTGGCCAAGGAGCAGCGCCTGCTGCCGTGA
- a CDS encoding helix-turn-helix domain-containing protein, with protein sequence MRGHHGGPGPGDHDSENGWEVARLLGGPTIDGVRMAGFRDRASAGLDMRVLPQPVVVLVIGLGESPLTVESATARRPLRSFVASLSPGRASVRGENVECVEVCLPPLAARAVLGVSPRELDGAVNGLEDLWGRPARCLRERMTDATSWQERLALTDAFLAERAAGAPSVSPEVTAAWDTIVARRGRVRVAGLAASFGWSRKRLWSRFTDQVGLTPKRAAMLVRFDHAARALCAGESADTVAFACGYADQSHLHRDVTALAGCTPRALAGRSTSAGRPSRA encoded by the coding sequence ATGCGCGGACATCACGGGGGCCCGGGGCCCGGGGACCACGATTCTGAGAACGGCTGGGAGGTCGCCCGCCTCCTCGGCGGCCCAACGATCGACGGTGTGCGGATGGCCGGCTTCCGTGACCGGGCGTCGGCCGGGCTGGACATGCGGGTGCTGCCGCAGCCCGTCGTGGTCCTCGTCATCGGGCTCGGGGAGAGCCCCCTCACGGTGGAGAGCGCCACGGCGCGCCGGCCTCTGCGGAGCTTCGTCGCCTCGTTGTCGCCCGGCCGGGCGAGTGTCCGGGGCGAGAACGTCGAGTGCGTCGAGGTGTGTCTGCCGCCCCTGGCCGCCCGTGCGGTGCTGGGCGTCTCCCCCCGCGAACTGGACGGGGCGGTCAACGGTCTGGAGGACCTGTGGGGGCGACCCGCCCGCTGCCTCCGCGAGCGGATGACCGACGCCACGTCGTGGCAGGAACGCCTGGCGCTGACGGACGCGTTCCTCGCGGAGCGGGCTGCCGGCGCACCGTCGGTGTCGCCCGAGGTCACCGCCGCCTGGGACACCATCGTGGCCCGCCGGGGCCGCGTCCGGGTCGCCGGTCTCGCCGCGTCCTTCGGATGGAGCCGCAAGCGGCTGTGGTCCAGGTTCACCGACCAGGTCGGCCTCACGCCGAAACGCGCCGCCATGCTGGTCCGCTTCGACCACGCCGCCCGGGCCCTCTGCGCGGGCGAGAGCGCCGACACCGTCGCCTTCGCGTGCGGATACGCCGACCAGTCCCACCTCCACCGCGACGTCACGGCTCTGGCCGGGTGCACGCCGCGCGCCCTGGCCGGCAGGTCCACGTCCGCCGGCCGGCCTTCACGCGCGTAA
- a CDS encoding methyltransferase, which yields MTNTDVTAAEAAGRDLIVRLAFGSMAAQTLRAATRLRVVELLGDAPRRAVEVAADAGAEPQPMERLLRALTGLGMLREPVPGSFAVTPEGALLHPGRPDSLASFVRMFTEPTIIRAWEHLDDSVRTGEVAFDGVFGTDFFSHLAQHPELSAEFNAAMGQASSETAAALPHAFDFGRFTSVTDVGGGDGTLLAGVLAAHPGLTGVVLDTVEGLAGAPDTMARHGLQDRCSLVVGDFFDSVPGGSDLYLMKSVLHDWADDQVVTILSHCREVLPPGGLVLIVEPVLPDAVDIQAGAANRGVTYLSDLNMLVNVGGRERTREDFADVCRRAGLTLTTVTPLTEAAPFAVIEAVAD from the coding sequence ATGACGAACACCGATGTCACGGCCGCCGAAGCGGCCGGCCGCGATCTGATCGTCCGGCTCGCGTTCGGGAGCATGGCCGCGCAGACCCTGCGTGCGGCGACCCGGTTGAGGGTGGTGGAACTGCTGGGCGACGCACCGCGCCGGGCTGTCGAGGTGGCCGCCGACGCCGGAGCGGAACCCCAGCCCATGGAGCGGCTGCTGCGCGCCCTGACCGGGCTCGGCATGCTGCGGGAGCCCGTCCCCGGGTCGTTCGCGGTGACCCCCGAGGGCGCGCTGCTGCACCCCGGCCGCCCCGACTCGCTCGCTTCGTTCGTCAGGATGTTCACCGAGCCGACGATCATCCGGGCCTGGGAGCACCTGGACGACAGCGTCCGTACCGGCGAGGTCGCGTTCGACGGCGTGTTCGGAACGGACTTCTTCAGCCACCTGGCTCAGCACCCCGAGCTGTCCGCGGAGTTCAACGCGGCGATGGGCCAAGCCTCCTCGGAGACCGCCGCCGCCCTGCCGCACGCCTTCGACTTCGGCCGGTTCACCTCGGTCACGGACGTCGGCGGGGGCGACGGGACCCTCCTGGCCGGTGTGCTCGCCGCGCATCCCGGCCTCACGGGTGTCGTCCTCGACACGGTGGAGGGCCTGGCCGGGGCGCCGGACACGATGGCACGGCACGGACTTCAGGACCGGTGCTCCCTGGTCGTCGGAGACTTCTTCGACTCGGTCCCCGGTGGCTCGGACCTCTACCTGATGAAGAGCGTCCTGCACGACTGGGCGGACGACCAGGTGGTGACCATCCTGAGCCACTGCCGTGAGGTGCTGCCGCCCGGCGGCCTCGTCCTGATCGTGGAGCCCGTGCTTCCCGACGCGGTCGACATCCAGGCCGGCGCCGCCAACCGCGGGGTCACCTACCTGAGCGACCTCAACATGCTGGTGAACGTGGGCGGCCGCGAGCGCACCCGCGAGGACTTCGCGGACGTGTGCCGCCGCGCGGGCCTGACCCTCACGACGGTCACCCCGCTCACGGAGGCCGCGCCGTTCGCCGTCATCGAGGCCGTGGCCGACTGA
- a CDS encoding pentapeptide repeat-containing protein has protein sequence MAVSAGRATGSTGSNRANRANKGRKGAVSAARRPEVRLPPLVPYDGEGLEPDGDYDGVRFDGVDLADASGRGARFMDCALDGCSLDRAELARARFVDAVLTGVRGVGTDLAEASLRDVEVVDARLGGVQLHGAVLERVVVRGGKIDYLNLREARLKDVVFEGCVLSEPDFGGAHLVRVEFRDCVLKRADFSGARMESVDLRAVAELDIARGVDRLAGAVISPSQLMELAPALAAQIGVRVEA, from the coding sequence ATGGCAGTGAGCGCGGGCAGGGCGACCGGGTCGACCGGGTCGAACAGGGCGAACAGGGCGAACAAGGGCAGGAAGGGTGCCGTCTCGGCGGCGCGGCGTCCGGAGGTGCGGCTGCCGCCGCTCGTTCCCTACGACGGCGAGGGCCTGGAGCCGGACGGGGACTACGACGGGGTGCGGTTCGACGGGGTGGACCTGGCGGACGCGTCGGGCCGGGGGGCCCGGTTCATGGACTGCGCCCTGGACGGCTGCTCCCTGGACCGTGCGGAGCTGGCGCGGGCCCGCTTCGTCGACGCGGTGCTGACGGGCGTACGAGGGGTGGGCACCGATCTCGCGGAGGCCTCGCTGCGGGACGTGGAGGTGGTGGACGCGCGCCTGGGCGGGGTGCAGCTGCACGGTGCGGTGCTGGAGCGGGTGGTGGTGCGGGGCGGCAAGATCGACTACCTGAATCTGCGCGAGGCCCGGCTGAAGGACGTCGTCTTCGAGGGCTGCGTGCTCTCCGAGCCGGATTTCGGGGGCGCGCACCTGGTGCGCGTCGAGTTCCGGGACTGTGTGCTGAAGCGGGCGGACTTCAGCGGGGCCCGGATGGAGTCGGTGGACCTGCGCGCGGTGGCCGAGCTGGACATCGCACGGGGAGTGGACCGGCTGGCGGGCGCGGTGATCAGCCCGTCGCAGCTGATGGAGCTGGCCCCGGCGTTGGCGGCGCAGATCGGGGTGCGGGTGGAGGCGTGA
- a CDS encoding NAD(P)-binding protein: MEHIHVIGGGLAGLTAAITAAESGARVTLHEGHRTLGGRARTAEGPYRTNEGPHALYRRGPHWTWLARRGLLGAVASVPPLEGLRFRFRRAGAARRTPPAALLRLARRAPRTAPVDDAFLAWATGQVGEEAARAAANFAATALFHHDPGSLSARFVQERLHRLASFPPEAHYPVGGWAPLVERLAGHARGLGVGIETAARVDTRTLGELARTGPVVVATSLDSARVLLDDASLTWESGRTVLLDLAVRTRRGDAFAVSDLDAPGWLERFTAQDPGLAPAGEQLLQGQFPIGPDARRAEGTARAEELLDLGFPGWRERTTWRVEALADGRTGAVDRPGTTWRDRPSVVRGDGIFLAGDQVAAPGLLSEVSFTSGLEAALLAVKAAGPRTRTGPGTGLNGVDLK; the protein is encoded by the coding sequence ATGGAACACATCCACGTCATCGGCGGCGGCCTCGCCGGCCTCACCGCCGCGATCACCGCGGCCGAGTCCGGTGCGCGCGTCACCCTGCACGAGGGCCACCGGACGCTCGGCGGCCGGGCCAGGACCGCGGAAGGGCCGTACCGCACCAACGAGGGGCCGCACGCCCTGTACCGGCGCGGGCCGCACTGGACCTGGCTGGCCCGGCGCGGTCTTCTCGGCGCCGTCGCCTCCGTACCGCCCCTCGAAGGCCTCCGCTTCCGTTTCCGCCGCGCGGGAGCGGCCCGCCGGACCCCGCCCGCGGCGCTGCTGCGGCTCGCCCGCCGGGCCCCCCGCACCGCCCCGGTGGACGACGCCTTCCTGGCGTGGGCCACCGGACAGGTCGGCGAGGAGGCCGCCCGCGCCGCCGCGAACTTCGCCGCCACCGCGCTGTTCCACCACGATCCCGGGTCGCTCTCCGCCCGGTTCGTCCAGGAGCGCCTGCACCGCCTGGCCTCGTTCCCGCCCGAGGCCCACTACCCGGTCGGCGGCTGGGCGCCCCTCGTCGAGCGGCTGGCCGGCCACGCCAGGGGGCTCGGGGTCGGCATCGAGACCGCCGCCCGCGTCGACACCCGGACGCTCGGCGAACTGGCCCGTACCGGGCCGGTCGTCGTCGCCACCTCCCTCGATTCCGCCCGCGTCCTCCTCGACGACGCGTCCCTCACCTGGGAGAGCGGCCGCACCGTCCTGCTGGACCTGGCGGTGCGCACCCGGCGCGGCGACGCGTTCGCCGTGTCGGACCTGGACGCGCCCGGCTGGCTGGAGCGGTTCACCGCCCAGGACCCCGGCCTCGCCCCGGCCGGCGAGCAACTGCTCCAGGGCCAGTTCCCGATCGGCCCCGACGCGCGCAGGGCGGAAGGGACCGCGCGGGCCGAGGAACTCCTCGACCTCGGCTTCCCGGGCTGGCGCGAGCGCACCACCTGGCGCGTCGAGGCACTCGCCGACGGCCGCACCGGAGCCGTCGACCGCCCCGGCACCACCTGGCGGGACCGGCCCTCCGTCGTCCGGGGCGACGGCATCTTCCTGGCGGGCGACCAGGTCGCCGCCCCGGGACTCCTCAGCGAGGTCTCCTTCACCAGCGGCCTCGAAGCCGCGCTGCTCGCCGTGAAGGCCGCCGGGCCGCGCACCCGGACGGGGCCCGGGACCGGACTGAACGGGGTTGACCTCAAGTAA
- a CDS encoding zinc-binding dehydrogenase → MHAVRLHAFGPAENLVYERTEDPVPGPGQVRIAVAAAGVHLLDTALREGERGPYPEPVGLPTVPGREVAGTVDAVGEGADAAWLGKRVVAHIGMAPGGYAELTVTEADRLHEIPEGLDAAGAVAMIGTGRTALGILGFTPLGPDSVVVVTAAAGGIGTLLVQYAKNAGATVIALAGGPAKVARSKAEGADLALDYTRPDWPRTAREHLDAAGLRATVVYDAVGGTTARAAVDLLGPGGRHVVYGWSGEGLLGGGPLTFPAEELAERAITSESVLGPRMAERGGGLRALETRALAEAAAGRLRPAVQRFPLAEAAAAHRALETRGTMGKVVLEP, encoded by the coding sequence ATGCACGCCGTACGCCTTCACGCCTTCGGCCCCGCCGAGAACCTCGTGTACGAGAGGACCGAGGACCCCGTCCCCGGCCCCGGCCAGGTCCGTATCGCCGTGGCCGCGGCCGGGGTGCACCTCCTGGACACCGCTCTGCGGGAAGGGGAGCGCGGCCCCTACCCGGAGCCCGTCGGCCTCCCCACCGTCCCCGGCCGCGAGGTCGCCGGAACCGTCGATGCGGTGGGCGAGGGCGCCGACGCGGCCTGGCTCGGCAAGCGCGTCGTCGCCCACATCGGCATGGCGCCCGGCGGGTACGCCGAGCTCACCGTCACCGAGGCCGACCGGCTCCACGAGATCCCCGAGGGGCTCGACGCGGCCGGGGCCGTCGCCATGATCGGCACCGGGCGCACCGCCCTCGGCATCCTCGGGTTCACCCCGCTCGGCCCGGATTCGGTGGTCGTCGTCACCGCGGCGGCGGGCGGGATCGGCACCCTCCTCGTCCAGTACGCGAAGAACGCGGGGGCCACCGTGATCGCCCTGGCCGGAGGCCCGGCGAAGGTGGCCAGATCCAAGGCCGAGGGCGCCGACCTCGCCCTCGACTACACCCGCCCCGACTGGCCGCGCACGGCCCGTGAACACCTCGACGCGGCGGGGCTGCGGGCCACCGTCGTCTACGACGCCGTCGGCGGGACCACCGCCCGCGCCGCCGTGGACCTCCTCGGCCCCGGCGGGCGGCACGTGGTCTACGGCTGGTCGGGCGAGGGGCTCCTCGGCGGGGGCCCGCTCACCTTCCCCGCCGAGGAGCTGGCCGAACGCGCCATCACGTCCGAGTCCGTCCTCGGGCCGCGGATGGCCGAGAGGGGCGGCGGTCTGCGCGCGCTGGAGACCCGCGCCCTGGCCGAGGCGGCGGCCGGCCGACTGCGGCCCGCCGTTCAGCGCTTCCCGCTCGCCGAGGCCGCCGCCGCGCACCGCGCGCTGGAGACCCGGGGCACCATGGGCAAGGTGGTCCTGGAGCCGTAG
- a CDS encoding GNAT family N-acetyltransferase translates to MIRTATPEDVPVLHSLVRDLAAYEKALDEVVVTEEQLNEALFGDRPAAYAHVATADDDSGEVIGFALWFLNFSTWRGVHGIYLEDLYVRPDRRGGGHGRALLTELARICVERGYQRLEWSVLDWNAPSIAFYESLGARPQDEWTVYRLTDDALHGLGTGG, encoded by the coding sequence ATGATTCGTACCGCCACACCTGAAGACGTCCCCGTCCTGCATTCACTGGTGCGGGATCTCGCCGCGTACGAGAAGGCCCTCGACGAGGTCGTCGTCACCGAGGAGCAGCTGAACGAGGCGTTGTTCGGCGACCGGCCCGCCGCCTACGCGCACGTGGCGACGGCCGACGACGACAGCGGCGAGGTGATCGGCTTCGCCCTCTGGTTCCTGAACTTCTCGACCTGGCGCGGAGTGCACGGCATCTACCTGGAGGACCTGTACGTCCGACCCGACCGGCGCGGCGGCGGCCACGGAAGGGCGCTGCTGACGGAGCTGGCACGGATCTGCGTGGAGCGCGGCTACCAGCGGCTGGAGTGGTCCGTGCTGGACTGGAACGCCCCGTCCATCGCGTTCTACGAGTCGCTGGGCGCGCGCCCGCAGGACGAGTGGACGGTGTACCGGCTGACGGACGACGCCCTCCACGGGCTGGGGACGGGCGGGTAA
- a CDS encoding aminoglycoside phosphotransferase family protein, with protein MDDIPDELIAAQSRYNGAAGRAFVAALPGLAERCLERWGLRPDGPSMYGMCALVLPVVREADGRPAALKLQAVDEETAGEPIALRAWTDAGAGAVELLGHDPETGAMLLERLDERRPLSGEADVREAVTVLGAVLARLVAVPAPEGLRTLGEVAERMLAAVPERVGLLAAADDRRLVADCAAAVREVAGEPGGRLLHWDLHYDNILAGRADAGRAGEWVALDPKPLAGDPGFELFPALDNLFDADEVLWRFDALTEALGLERDRERARAWTLGRVLQNGLWAAESGEGRISPDHAEIARRLLGR; from the coding sequence GTGGACGACATCCCTGACGAACTGATCGCCGCGCAGTCCCGGTACAACGGAGCGGCCGGGCGGGCCTTCGTCGCCGCCCTGCCCGGCCTTGCCGAGCGGTGCCTGGAGCGGTGGGGGCTGCGGCCGGACGGCCCGTCGATGTACGGGATGTGCGCCCTGGTCCTGCCGGTGGTGCGGGAGGCCGACGGGCGGCCCGCCGCGCTGAAACTCCAGGCGGTGGACGAGGAGACGGCGGGCGAACCGATCGCGCTGCGGGCGTGGACCGACGCGGGGGCCGGAGCGGTGGAACTGCTCGGCCATGACCCGGAGACCGGGGCGATGCTGCTGGAACGGCTCGACGAGCGGCGGCCGTTGTCCGGCGAGGCCGATGTGCGGGAGGCGGTGACGGTACTCGGCGCGGTGCTGGCCCGGCTGGTGGCGGTACCCGCGCCGGAGGGGCTGCGCACGCTGGGCGAGGTGGCGGAGCGGATGCTCGCGGCGGTGCCGGAGAGGGTGGGTCTGCTGGCCGCCGCCGATGACCGGCGGCTCGTCGCGGACTGCGCGGCGGCGGTGCGGGAGGTCGCGGGGGAGCCGGGGGGCCGGCTGCTGCACTGGGACCTGCACTACGACAACATCCTGGCCGGGCGCGCGGACGCGGGGCGGGCCGGGGAGTGGGTGGCGCTCGACCCGAAACCACTCGCGGGGGACCCGGGCTTCGAGCTGTTCCCGGCGCTGGACAACCTCTTCGACGCGGACGAGGTGCTGTGGCGGTTCGACGCGCTGACGGAGGCGCTGGGCCTGGAACGGGACCGGGAGCGGGCGCGGGCCTGGACGTTGGGGCGAGTGCTCCAGAACGGGCTGTGGGCGGCGGAGAGCGGGGAGGGCCGGATCTCCCCCGACCACGCGGAGATCGCGCGGCGGTTGCTGGGAAGGTGA
- a CDS encoding NAD(P)/FAD-dependent oxidoreductase: MSTVSTVVGGISFWYAREGTPAPREPLPGDTSVDVCIVGGGYTGLWTAYYLKKAVPFLNITVLEAKFCGYGASGRNGGWLYNGIAGRDRYAKLHGHDAAVRLQKAMNDTVGEVVRTAAEEKIDADIHQGGVLEVAHTPSQLARLKDFHSVEIAFGESDRVLRGARETAERVHVTGAIGSTWTPHGARLHPVKLVKGLADAVEALGVTIHESTPVTEIKPKHAVTPYGTVRAPYVLRCTEGFTASLKGQKRTWLPMNSSMIVTDPLPARIWDTIGWEGRETLGDLAHAYFYAQRTADDRIALGGRGHPYRFGSATDNDGRTRPATVAALRELMVRLFPTTAGVHIDHAWSGVLGVPRDWCATVTLDRSTGLGWAGGYVGSGVATANLAARTLRDLIQQDSGQAGPTELTTLPWVNHKVRRWEPEPFRWLGVHGMYAAYRAADRRESTSPRPGTDPVARVADRIAGRH; the protein is encoded by the coding sequence ATGAGCACCGTCAGTACCGTCGTCGGCGGCATATCGTTCTGGTACGCGCGAGAGGGCACTCCCGCCCCGCGCGAACCCCTCCCCGGCGACACGAGCGTCGACGTCTGCATCGTCGGCGGCGGCTACACCGGCCTCTGGACGGCGTACTACCTGAAGAAGGCCGTCCCCTTCCTCAACATCACCGTCCTGGAAGCCAAGTTCTGCGGCTACGGGGCCTCCGGCCGTAACGGCGGCTGGCTGTACAACGGCATCGCGGGCCGCGACCGGTACGCCAAGCTGCACGGCCACGACGCCGCCGTACGGCTCCAGAAGGCCATGAACGACACCGTCGGCGAGGTCGTGAGGACCGCCGCCGAGGAGAAGATCGACGCCGACATCCACCAGGGCGGCGTCCTGGAGGTGGCCCACACGCCCTCCCAGCTCGCCCGTCTCAAGGACTTCCACAGCGTCGAGATCGCCTTCGGGGAGAGCGACCGGGTCCTGCGCGGCGCCCGCGAGACCGCCGAGCGCGTCCATGTGACCGGGGCCATCGGCTCGACCTGGACCCCGCACGGCGCCCGGCTGCACCCGGTCAAGCTGGTCAAGGGCCTCGCCGACGCGGTGGAGGCGCTCGGCGTCACCATCCACGAGTCGACCCCCGTCACCGAGATCAAGCCCAAGCACGCCGTGACGCCCTACGGCACGGTCCGCGCCCCGTACGTCCTGCGCTGCACCGAGGGCTTCACCGCGAGCCTCAAGGGACAGAAGCGCACCTGGCTCCCGATGAACTCCTCCATGATCGTCACCGATCCGCTGCCCGCCCGGATCTGGGACACGATCGGGTGGGAGGGCCGCGAGACCCTCGGCGACCTGGCCCACGCCTACTTCTACGCCCAGCGCACCGCCGACGACCGCATCGCGCTCGGCGGCCGGGGCCACCCGTACCGCTTCGGCTCCGCCACCGACAACGACGGCCGCACCCGGCCCGCCACCGTGGCCGCCCTGCGCGAGCTGATGGTCCGGCTCTTCCCCACCACGGCGGGCGTCCACATCGACCACGCCTGGTCCGGCGTCCTCGGCGTCCCGCGCGACTGGTGCGCCACGGTCACCCTGGACCGCTCCACGGGGCTGGGCTGGGCGGGCGGTTACGTCGGCTCGGGCGTCGCCACCGCCAACCTCGCCGCCCGCACCCTGCGCGACCTGATCCAGCAGGACTCCGGGCAGGCGGGCCCGACGGAACTGACCACCCTGCCGTGGGTGAACCACAAGGTCCGCCGCTGGGAGCCGGAGCCCTTCCGCTGGCTCGGCGTCCACGGCATGTACGCGGCCTACCGCGCGGCCGACCGCCGTGAGAGCACCTCGCCGCGCCCCGGCACGGACCCCGTCGCCAGGGTGGCGGACCGCATCGCGGGCCGTCACTGA
- a CDS encoding MarR family winged helix-turn-helix transcriptional regulator — translation MDKHIDRIERETMLLGRYMHMVTPRVDWQLDRSAYILLSRIQVEGPMSIGQLGDAFRLDASTLNRQTAAMLRAGVVERIPDPDGGIARKFAITEEGERRLDNDRSRNLAGLAKVLTDWTPEEARQLADSLGRLNLSIERLDGRPWPRD, via the coding sequence GTGGACAAGCACATCGACCGGATCGAACGCGAGACGATGCTGCTCGGCCGGTACATGCACATGGTCACCCCGCGCGTGGACTGGCAGCTCGACCGGTCCGCCTACATCCTGCTCAGCCGGATCCAGGTGGAGGGGCCCATGTCCATCGGCCAGCTCGGCGACGCCTTCCGTCTGGACGCCTCCACGCTCAACCGGCAGACCGCCGCGATGCTGCGGGCCGGGGTCGTCGAGCGCATCCCGGACCCCGACGGCGGCATCGCCCGCAAGTTCGCCATCACCGAGGAGGGCGAACGCCGCCTCGACAACGACCGGAGCCGGAATCTGGCGGGCCTCGCGAAGGTCCTCACGGACTGGACCCCGGAGGAGGCCCGGCAGCTCGCCGACTCCCTCGGTCGCCTGAACCTCTCCATCGAGCGTCTCGACGGACGGCCCTGGCCGCGCGACTGA